The sequence GTAATAATGACACTCAACTTTCAATTCTTGAGCCCCTTTTGATTAGCTTgggaaataataaataaagctTGAAAAGAAAGCAAGGTGCTCGAAACGAATATGTGAACCTGAGAGCCTAATGGAAGCATTAAGGAGTGAATTTGAATGTTTCTATTACATCAATCTTCACCATTCTGATCTTTTGTTATAAATATGTTCAATGGATCAAAAACCAGGTATGTCTCGCAATTGAATGCATTAATTTCCTAGTAAACTTAAGgatgttttcaaattttaatggGGAATtatgattttgaatatatatctaATAGTgctaatgttttaattaaaagaTATAATAACATCAAGTGTTTTGACAAAACCATGCaactataaaaaataaaaattcataagaaaaccTAGAAACTCTAATGTATAGTAATTATGCAACCCTAGAAATCACAAGAAAAGGTTTTTAAGTACTGTGTTAAATTCAATCAGCTAATACTATCAAGAATAAAAAAGATCGAAATCGATAACCATTTCAAAGAACAGAGAAATCAGGCCATTTCATTAATTGATTAACAAGCAATCTCGCATCGATTAAATAAACACATTTATCCGTGATCTCAAATCGATCCCAAAAACTTCATCAATGAAACCCTAAGTTCATCTATCAACCAGATAAAATAACTCAAATTTCAACGACAATGACAAACAAAACAACGATTAAGCTTTTATGAACTGGTGAATTTGGTGACGGCCTTGGTCCCTTCGGAAACCGCGTGTTTGGCAAGCTCACCGGGAAGCACCAACCTGACCGCAGTCTGGATCTCCCGGGAAGTAATCGTGGGCTTCTTGTTGTAACGAGCGAGGCGAGACGACTCCTGCGCCAATTTCTCGAAAATATCGTTGATGAAGCTGTTCATGATACCCATGGCCTTGCTAGAGATTCCGATGTCTGGGTGGACCTGTTTCAGAACCTTGAAAATGTAGATCTTGTAGGTTTCCACACTCTTCTTAGTCCGCTTCTTCTTCTTATCGGCGGAGGCGGCGGCACCGCCTTCCTTGGGGAGCTTCTTCCCCGCTCTGGGCTTCTTCTCCGCCGGGGCCTTCTCGGCGGCTGGCTTCTTCTCAGCTGGTTTCTTCTCGCCCTTTGCTGCCATTTCGTGTTTGGTGTGTATTTTGCTGAGAATGAATTTGCCGGATTTCGATGAGAGTTATTAGGTGAGGTGGAGATTTTATATAGATTATGTGATGAGTTGTTATTGGTCCAGTTCGGATGACATGGATCTCGGATATGAACCGTAGATGGGATCTTCATTCTGCGGTAAAGATACTATACACGTAGATCCTGTAAATATATTAGTTTCATTATACAATCCTCCGATGTCGATAAAAATCTTATTAGACAAATTATTTATTAACTTTCCATGTTTAGTTTTGAGTTCAAATATGacatattataataattattattatttttattttttcaaatattgaaTATGTTTTTACGTTTCATGGCGTAAGGTAAGAATGGTAAATATTAGAAGCACAGGAAGCTAAAGATCTTACGAATTTAATTTATCTCGAATTTTTACGCTTTTATTAACTTTAATTTTTTCTGTCCCActtatttgatatgtttataaaatttatatattcaaatgcatttttaatttgtttgaaaACATATATATGTGTAAGAGATAAGATATTATAAAACTTTTATATTAGCGCTCAAGGCTTTGACTATTTATCACTTAAAAAAGAATAACTAAAATTGGTCACTTAAATTTGAAATTCTCATTatagaaaatttaaattatttactaCAGAAAAtgaaacattattttaaaaattataatggTACAAAATAAACATCAAATCACAAAAATCTGTTATatcaatattcaacatttttttacaaatataaaaaaatataaaaatatagcaaatattttttaattttagatataataaaattaaataataaaagttTCGGCCTTTCGGGTCATCTCGGTTAGATTCGGGTCAACCCGAACCCTAACTTGATATTTTTCTAATCAACTCGTACCGGGTCGACGAATTATGTTGATTTTTTACAATACCTTTAATGATcgcatatttaatttttgaaaaaaaaaaactgaataaAACAAAGATGGCACTCATAATTAGATAAGGAAAGATGGGAAAATAAAGacgataaatttaaaataatatttaaaacactttttttaaaaataaaaatttcaaaaacaaactacaaaaaatttatttaaacacatattttaatattttttcattttaaaataatacaaatattttatagAGCACATTTAAACCGCGCTTAAGAACATATCCAACCGATATTTTCTCCAAAATGGAGGATGACTTGAGCTCCAACCGGTCTCTATAGTCATCCTCCATTTTGGAGAAATGTACAGTGTTTTGGGAACCAGTATAACAATAGAGAAGAATTTTGAAGATTGACTTATTTACGACAACgcaatcttccaaaattattaattagacttttcaaaatataaaattattttttggtttttgtttcaaattatttttttattattttcagtccTTATATTAAATTATAGTTGGTTGTTTGCtccaatttttattaatttgagtgttcttctttttttttattgtagttTTAATATTTGGATCAAATTAAATGCAAGTAATGAACAAGaacattaaatcatatattataCATTTTGTTACGAAAACATCAAATTACTTAACTTAAGATTTAAAAATGACACAACAAATTAAAAAGTTCACACAacaccaaataaaaaaaaaactcacacCATATATTTTGATggaaaaaataaattcattatCCAGAAAATACCATCAGAATACACatttaattgagtttaattttatatattggttggcattgaaaaaaataacaaatagaGAATTTGATAAAATTTAGAGAAGATGGGTTGGAGAAGATTTTTAAAATGACGAACATGGATTTCTAAAACATACAATAGAGAATGAAAATATAAATAACATGGTTGGAGATGACCTTAAGcatcttaattttttttggaaCGAAATAATCATGTTAACTTAGTTTATTACTTCAAAGGTGGGAAAAACGcattaaaatgacttgaatTAGATAAAATTGACAAAACGAATTTTAAGATGGAAGCCCACGTATTTTATTAGAaacacaaattttaaaataatttatgtataaaattcgGCTTCCCacgaaataaagaaaaaaatagtcgaagatgttgaaaatatattatattatattagaattgttgaaaattgagttgtattattttaaaaattagtgtgtgaggatgtagatgatgatgatttaatttttggactaatctcccattgagatctataaataggtctctccatttgtgtaaaaaaacacaatttgagagaataaatttaaagtgtggagtttgagaatattttgagtttttgagttttataaattttacttttcacgtattataaagcatgttatattttacatttgtattgtacttaatttttctttattacatttttgtgaagtttgatatggaaaatgctatgagcaaacatggaaataatatcatggaaatttgcataccggatagtggtacaacgcacactattctgcgagatgaaagatatttcttggaactaaaaccaacaaaaacaatggtgaatacaatatcaggtcctgtagacttgattgaaggttttgGTAAAGCgaaatttttgttacctaatggtacaaaagttttgataaatgatgctttatattcaccacgatcgaaaagaaatttgttgagttttaatgacatatattctcatggatatgatactgagacaatgactgatgaaaatcagaaatatatgtgtcttaccacatataaatcaggaaagaaatttgTAGTTGAGAAACtaccaatgctccctactggattgcattatacacatataagtctaattgaatcaaatatggtgatgtataattcatcaatattaacaaattggcatgatcgattgggacatcctggttcaacaatgatgcgaagaattattgaaaatacacatggtcatccactgaaagaccagaagatctttcagaataataagtttcaatgtaaagcatgttcacttggaaaacttattataagaccatcaccagctaaaatccaaactgaatcactcatatttcttgaacgtattcagggtgatatttgtggaccAATTCATCcatcatgtggaccatttcgatattttatggtattgatcgatgcctctagcagatggtcacatgtatgcttattgtcaactcggaatgtggcatttgcaagattgatgactcaaataataaaattgcgaaatcaatttcccgattatacaatcaagaaaataagacttgataatgctggagaatttacatcccagactttcaatgattattgtatgtcaatgagaatcactgttgaacatcctgtagctcatgttcatacgcaaaatggattagctaaatcattgattaaacgtctacaactgattgctagaccaatgattatgaaaacaaaactccctatttctatatggggacatgcaattttacatgctgcggcattaattcgcatcagaccaagtgcatatcataaattctccccattgcaacttgcatttggtaaagaaccaaatatctctcatctaagaatttttgaatgtatggtgtatgtgcctattgcaccacctcaacgataaaaaatgggtcctcaaagaaaaatcggtatttatatcggttatgatagtccatcaatcattcgatatcttgagcctcagacaggcgatgtgtttacagcacgctttgctgattgtcattttaatgaagaaatattctcagtgttagggggagaaaagaaacacatcgaaaaagaaatcacatggtatgtaccatcattgttacatttggatccaaggaccaaacaatgtgaaaaagatgtacagcaaattgtacatttgcaaagaatagcaaatcaaatgccagatgcatttgcagacacaaaaggggtgacaaaatcatatatacatgctgtaaatgccccagctcgaattgaaattccaaagaaacagattgaagacactcatgatgtcattaaACGcgtgaagcgtggaaggccagtcggttccaaggataaaaatccttgGAAAAGAAAAGGTATAGAGAatcacgatgatcataaaataaaaaatggtgttccagaagaaacacctgatgatgaaaatgttctgtcagaaccacaaactgacgagaatcgtgaaatctctatcagttatattaatactggaaaaatatgaaaccgaaaagacatagaagatattgatgagatattttcttataatgtgacttgtgacatcataaatgaaaatgaggatcatgaaccaaaatcttttggtgaatgtaaaactcgtcatgattgggccaaatggaaagatgccatcctgattgaattggattcgctgaataaacgtaatgtttttggacctatagtcctcacacctgaaggtgtaaaacctgttggatacaaatgagtttttattcgaaagcgaaatgagaaaaatgaaatagtcagatataaagctagacttgttgcacaaggtttttctcaaaggcctgaaattaattatgaagaaacgtattctcctgttatggatgcaattacgtttcgatatttgattagtttggcagtgtctgaaaatttggaaatgcgtcttatggatgttgttacagcttacttatacggatcacttaatagtgatatatacatgaaaatccctgaaggatttaagatgcctgaagcacaaagttcaaaacccagagaattttattctgtaaaattgcaaagatcattatatgggttgaagcaatcaggccgaatgtggtataatcggctaagtggtcacttgatgaaaaagggatatgtaaatgatccaatatgcccttgtgttttcatcaaaaaaacaacatccggatgtgtaattattgctgtatatgttgatgatttaaacatcattggaacgaataaagaaattcaagaagttatgatgtacttgaaagaagaatttgaaatgaaggatcttggaaaaaccaagtactgtctgggtttgcaaatcgaacaaaaagaatgtggaatttttgttcaccaggcaaattatacagaaaagatccttaaacgttttaatatggataaatcaaatccattaagtactccaatggttgtaagatcattaaacataaaaaaagatacattccgtccatgtgaggatgatgaagttattcttggtccagaagtaccatatctaagtgtcattggtgcccttatgtatcttgcaaattgcactagacctgatatatcttttgctgtaaatttattggcaagattcagttcatatccaacaaagaggcactggaacggaattaaacatatattccgttatctacgaggaacgacagatttgagacttttgtactcaaaagacaccaatcaaagtatcattggttatgctgatgctggatatttatctgatccacataaggcacgttcccaaaacggatatgtatttactcgtggaggcaccgcaatttcttggcgttcacagaaacaaacactcgtaaaaacttcatcaaatcactccgagattattgcattacatgaagcaagtcgtgaatgtgtgtggttaaaatcaatgacacaacatatccaaacttcttgtggattatcagtagacaagaagcctgtgacgttgtatgaagacaatgctgcatgtatttctcaaatgaaagaaggatacatcaaaagtgacagaacaaaacatatacccccaaagttctttgcctacaatcaagagcttgagaagaataaagatattgatatatgttatattcaatcaagtgagaactcatcagatctcttcacaaatgcacttcccacgacgatattcagaaagcatatatacaacattgagatgcgcaatctgcggaatatgtgaagaatcactcatgttaacatgagggggagtttacgtggctgcattctttttcccttactat comes from Henckelia pumila isolate YLH828 chromosome 4, ASM3356847v2, whole genome shotgun sequence and encodes:
- the LOC140865012 gene encoding histone H2B-like; translation: MAAKGEKKPAEKKPAAEKAPAEKKPRAGKKLPKEGGAAASADKKKKRTKKSVETYKIYIFKVLKQVHPDIGISSKAMGIMNSFINDIFEKLAQESSRLARYNKKPTITSREIQTAVRLVLPGELAKHAVSEGTKAVTKFTSS